The window TGCTGTGCTGTCGAGATGATGCACGCTGCAGCTGCCCGGTATGACATTGGCCGTTTTGGTGCGGAAGTGTTTCGTGCCAGCCCCCGTCAGTCCGATCTGATGATCGTGGCGGGCACGCTGTGCAACAAGATGGCACCTGCGCTGCGTAAGGTGTACGACCAGATGTCCGAGCCGCGCTGGGTCTTGTCGATGGGCTCGTGTGCCAATGGCGGTGGTTACTATCACTACAGCTATTCGGTGGTGCGCGGTTGTGATCGCATCGTGCCTGTGGATGTCTACGTGCCCGGCTGCCCCCCAACGGCAGAAGCCTTGATCTACGGGATCATTCAGCTGCAGCAGAAGATCCGCCGCACCAACACCATTGCTCGCGTCTGAAGGGTTGATGATGACAGCTGTTGCCATTCGGCCGGAAAAGCTCAAGGACAATATCTCTGCGGCGCTGGGTGCCAAGGTGCGCCAGATCTCTGTAGCCCTCGATGAAGTGACTGTGGTCGTTGCGCCTGCGGACTACCTGGACGCCATGCTTCTGTTGCGTGACGCGGAGGGTTGCCGTTTCGAGCAATTGATCGATTTGTGCGGCGTGGACTATTCCGCGTACGGCGATGCTGTCCACGAAGGTGCTCGCTACTGCGTGGTGTCTCATCTGTTGTCTGTCAGCCTGAATCAGCGCGTACGTGTGAAGGTCTTCTGCCAGGATGATGATTTCCCGGTGGTTTCCTCGGTGTCCGAGTTGTGGAATTCTGCCAACTGGTATGAGCGGGAAGCCTTCGACCTGTTTGGCATCGTGTTTGACGGTCATAACGACCTGCGCCGCATTCTCACCGACTACGGATTCATCGGTCACCCTTTCCGCAAGGACTTCCCATTGTCCGGTCATGTCGAAATGCGGTACGACGCCGAGCAGCGCCGCGTGGTGTACGAGCCCGTGTCCATCGAGCCGCGTGAAATCACGCCGCGCATCATCCGCGAAGACAAGTACGGAGGCCTGCACTGAGCCGCTTTGCGTCTCATGTGATCCATCATGGCTGAAATCAAGAACTATTCCCTGAACTTTGGTCCGCAGCACCCTGCGGCGCACGGTGTGTTGCGTCTGGTGCTCGAGCTCGATGGCGAGGTCGTGCAACGCGCTGACCCGCACATCGGTCTTCTCCACCGCGCCACCGAAAAGCTGGCCGAGCACAAGACCTACATCCAGTCGCTGCCCTACATGGACCGCCTGGACTACGTGTCGATGATGTGCAATGAGCACGCCTACTGCCTGGCCATCGAAAAGCTGCTGGGCCTGGAAGTGCCGGTGCGCGCGCAGTACATCCGCGTGATGTTCTCCGAGATCACGCGCCTGCTGAACCACCTGATGTGGCTGGGCTCGCACGGTAATGACTGTGGCAGCTCCACCATCCTGATCTATACTTTCCGCGAGCGTGAAGACCTGTTCGACATGTACGAAGCCGTCTCTGGCGCGCGCATGCATGCGGCCTATTTCCGGCCTGGTGGTGTGTACCGCGATTTGCCCGACAGCATGCCGCAGTACAAGGTCAGCAAGATCAAGAACGCCAAGGCGCTGGAGGCTTTGAACCAGAATCGCCAGGGTTCGATGCTTGACTTTATCGACGACTTCACCCAGCGCTTCCCCGGCTGTGTGGATGAGTACGAAACCTTGCTTACCGATAACCGTATCTGGAAGCAGCGTACCGTGGGTATTGGCGTGGTGCCGCCTGAGCGTGCTCTGAATCTGGGCATGACGGGGCCCATGCTCCGGGGCTCCGGCATCGCCTGGGATCTTCGCAAGACCCAGCCCTACGACGTCTATGACCGCATGGACTTCGACGTGCCGGTGGGCAAGACGGGCGACTGCTACGACCGTTACCTGGTGCGCGTGCAGGAAATGCGCGAGTCCAACCGCATCATCAAGCAGTGCGTGGACTGGCTGCGCGCCAACCCCGGCCCTGTGATCACCGACAACCACAAGGTGGCTGCACCGGCACGCGAATCCATGAAGTCCAACATGGAAGAGCTGATCCACCACTTCAAGCTCTTCACCGAAGGTTTTCACGTTCCCGAAGGCGAAGCCTATGCGGCCGTCGAGCACCCCAAGGGCGAGTTCGGCATTTACCTCGTGAGCGATGGCGCCAACAAGCCTTACCGCCTGAAGATCCGCGCGCCGGGATTCGCGCACCTGGCCACGCTCGATGAAATGGCTCGCGGCCACATGATCGCCGACGCCGTGGCCATCATCGGCACCATGGATATCGTGTTCGGGGAGATCGACCGATGAGCAGCAGCACCAATACCAAGATTACCGACTCCACGCTCGCCCGCTTTGCGCGCGAAGTGGCCAAGTACCCGCCCGAGCAGGCGCAGTCCGCCGTGATGGCCTGCCTGTCCATCGTGCAGCAGGAGCAGGGCTGGGTCAGCGTCGAGAGCGAGGCTGTGATTGCCGACTACCTGGGCATGGCCCAGATCGCGGTGCATGAAGTCACCACGTTCTACAACATGTACAACCAGCAGCCGACGGGCAAATACAAGCTCAACGTCTGCACCAACCTGCCTTGCCAGCTGCGCGACGGCCAGAAGGCGCTGCACCACCTTGAGAAGAAGCTCGGCGTGACCATGGGCGAGACCACGCCGGACGGCCTGTTCACGCTGCAGCAGTGCGAATGTCTGGGCGCCTGCGCCGACGCGCCCGTGATGCTGGTCAACGACCGTACCATGTGCAGCTTCATGGACAACGACAAGCTCGACCAGCTGGTCGATGGCCTCAAGGCAGCGGAAGGGCAAGCATGACCACCGCCGCACAAATCCTCTCGCAGTTCCAGGCCACCGGCGTCCAGACCTGCTTCCATGACCGCCACATCAACCCGCAGATCGTCGCGGGCCTGGATGGCACGAACTGGAGCATCAAGGACTACGAAGCACGTGGCGGCTACGCCGCGCTGCGCAAGATCCTGGGCACTGACGGCGGCGAACCGCTGACACAGGACCAGGTCATCGCCACCGTCAAGGAATCGGGCCTGCGCGGTCGTGGCGGTGCGGGCTTTCCCACCGGTCTCAAGTGGAGCTTCATGCCCCGCTCGTTCCCTGGCCAGAAGTACCTGGTGTGCAATTCCGACGAGGGCGAGCCGGGCACCTGTAAGGACCGCGACATCCTGCAGTTCAACCCGCACATCGTCATCGAAGGCATGATCATCGCGGCCTACGCGATGGGCATCTCTGTGGGCTACAACTACATCCACGGCGAAATCTTCCAGACCTACGAACGCTTTGAAGAAGCGCTCGAGGAAGCACGCGCGGCGGGCTACCTGGGCGACAAGATCCTGGGCAGCAACTTCAGCTTCCAACTGCACGCCGCGCATGGTTTCGGCGCCTATATCTGCGGTGAAGAGACCGCGCTGCTCGAATCGCTGGAAGGCAAGAAGGGCCAACCGCGCTTCAAGCCACCATTTCCGGCCAGCTTCGGTCTGTACGGCAAGCCCACCACCATCAACAACACCGAGACCTTCGCTGCCGTACCGTGGATCATCCGCAATGGCGGGGCTGCCTATCTTGAGTGCGGCAAGCCCAACAACGGCGGCACCAAGATCTTCTCGGTCTCAGGTGACGTGGAAAAGCCCGGCAACTACGAAGTCCCCCTGGGGACGCCGTTTGCCAAGCTGCTCGAGCTCGCCGGTGGCGTTCGCAAAGGCCGCCAGCTCAAGGCCGTGATCCCCGGCGGCTCGTCTGCACCGGTGCTGCCAGCGTCCATCATCATGGAATGCACGATGGACTACGACTCCATCGCCAAGGCCGGCTCCATGCTGGGTTCGGGCGCCGTCATCGTGATGGACGATTCCCGCAGCATGGTCGAAAGCCTGTTGCGCCTGTCGTACTTCTACTCGCACGAATCCTGCGGGCAATGCACGCCCTGCCGCGAAGGCACGGGCTGGATGTGGCGCGTGATCGACCGCATCCAGCACAACCAGGGCCGTGCGGGCGACCTGGACCTGCTCAATTCGGTGGCAGACAACATCCAGGGCCGCACGATCTGTGCGCTGGGTGACGCTGCCGCGATGCCGGTACGCGCCATGATCAAGCATTTCCGTCCCGAGTTTGAAGCACTGATCCGGAACAACGCCTCCCAGGCCGCGACCTCCGCCTGATCGCGAGAAGACATATGGTTGAAATTGAACTGGACGGTCAGAAAGTGGAAGTCGCCGAAGGCTGCATGGTGATGCATGCAGCCGAAAAGGCGGGCACCTACATTCCGCATTTCTGCTACCACAAGAAACTCTCGATTGCCGCCAACTGCCGCATGTGCCTGGTGGACGTCGAGAAGGCTCCCAAGCCCATGCCCGCCTGCGCCACGCCCGTGACGCAAGGCATGATCGTGCGCACCAAGAGCGACAAGGCCATCAAGGCCCAGCAGTCGGTCATGGAGTTCCTGCTGATCAACCACCCGCTGGATTGCCCCATCTGCGACCAGGGCGGTGAGTGCCAGCTGCAGGATCTGGCCGTGGGCTACGGGGGCTCTTCCTCGCGCTACGAAGAGGAAAAGCGCGTAGTGCCCGTCAAGGACGTGGGGCCGCTGATTTCCATGCAGGAAATGAGCCGCTGCATCCACTGCACCCGCTGCGTGCGCTTCGGCCAGGAAGTGGCCGGCGTGATGGAGCTCGGCATGATCCACCGTGGCGAGCACTCCGAAATCACCACCGTGGTGGGCGACACGATCGACTCCGAGCTGTCGGGCAACATGATCGACATCTGCCCTGTGGGTGCCCTGACCAGCAAGCCGTTCCGCTACAGCGCCCGCACCTGGGAGCTGTCGCGCCGCCGCTCCGTCAGCCCGCACGACTCCACCGGCGCGAACCTCATCGTCCAGGTCAAGAACCACAAGGTCATGCGCGTCGTTCCGCTCGAGAACGAAGCCGTGAATGAATGCTGGATCGCCGACCGCGACCGCTTCTCGTACGAATCGCTCAACAGCGACGACCGCCTGACCCAGCCCATGCTCAAGCAGGGCGGGGTGTGGAAGACCGTCGACTGGCAGACCGCTCTCGAGTACGTGGCCAACGGCCTCAAGAACATCAAGAACGACCATGGCGCCAACAGCATCGGCGCCTTGGTGAGCCCGCACAGCACCGTGGAAGAGCTGTACCTTGCCAGCGCCCTGGTGCGCGGCATAGGCAGCGACAACATCGACTACCGTCTGCGCAACGCCGAGTTCGCGGCGCCCGAAGGCATTCGCTGGCTGGGCACTTCCATCGCTTCGCTGTCCACGCTGCAACGCGTGCTGGTGGTGGGCTCCAACCTGCGCAAGGACCATCCGCTGTTTGCCCAACGCATCCGCCAAGCGGCTCGCCATGGCTGCCAGGTCAGCGCCATCGCTTCGGCCGCCCACGACTGGGCCATGCCTGTGCAAACACTCGTCGCCCAAAGCGCCGGCGCATGGGTCCAGACGCTTGGAGGCATCGCCTTTGCCATCGCCCAGGAAAAGGGTGTTGCCGCTCCGCAAGGCGCGACTGCTGCCAACGACGCTGCCCAAGCCATCGCCCGCTCGCTGCTGGGCGGCGAGCGCAAGGCCTTGCTGCTGGGCAACGCGGCAGCGCACCATGCGCAAGCCACGCAATTGCTGGCGCTGGCCAATTGGATCGGCGAGAACACGGGAGCTTCCGTGGGCTACCTGACGGAAGCTGCCAACACGGTGGGCGCGCAGTTCGCGGGTGCTCATCCGGTCAACGGTGGTTTGAATGCGGGCCAGATGCTCTCCGGTGGTCTGAAGGCGGCTGTGCTGCTCAACACCGAGCCGGTGCATGACTCGGCTGTCGGTGCCAGCGCCGCTGCTGCACTGTCTGGTGCTGACATGGTGGTGACCATGAGCCCCTTCAAGGCCAACATGGAGTTCAGTGACGTTCTGTTGCCAATTGCTCCGTTCACCGAAACGTCGGGCAGCTTCGTCAATGCCGAAGGCCGCCTGCAGAGCTTCCACGCCGTGGTGCGTCCGCTGGGCGATACCCGCCCCGCATGGAAGGTGCTGCGTGTGCTGGCCAACCTGTTGGGCGTTCCAGGCTTCGACTTCGAAACCTCGCAAGACGTGCTGGCCCGCGCCACCAACGCAGCAGCCGGTGCGGTCACTGAAGTGCCTGCAGCCCAACTGTCGAACGTGGTGACGAACGCCGCGCCTGCGTCTGCCGCCGCTGCTGGTGAGCCCGTGGTGGCCTCCATCTATCAACTTGACGGCCTCGTGCGCCGTTCGACGTCGCTGCAGCTCACCGCTGACGCACGCCTGGCACGTGAAGGAGTGGCCGCATGATCGACGCGATCTACAACGCGGGCCTGAACCTGCTCTCCTTTGGCTGGTGGACGGGCATCGTCTGGCCAGTGCTATGGATCTTGATCAAGATCGTCTGCATTCTGGCGCCCCTGATGGGGGCGGTGGCCTATCTCACTTTGTGGGAGCGTAAGCTGCTGGGTTTCATGCAGGTGCGCCATGGTCCCAACCGCGTGGGCCCCATGGGTCTGCTGCAGCCTATCGCTGATGCGCTGAAGTTGTTGACCAAGGAAATCATTCAGCCCACGGCGGCCAGCAAGGGGCTGTTTGTGCTGGGCCCGGTCATGGCGATCATGCCTGCCCTGGCTGCCTGGGTCGCCATTCCGTTCGGACCTGACGTGGCCCTTGCGAACGTAAACGCCGGTTTGCTGCTCGTCATGGCCATCACCTCCATCGAGGTCTATGGTGTGATCATTGCCGGCTGGGCGTCCAATTCCAAGTACGCTTTCCTGGGCGCTCTGCGCGCCTCGGCCCAGATGGTGAGCTATGAAATTGCGATGGGGTTCTGCTTCCTCGTTGTGATCATGGTGTCGGGCAGCATGAATCTGACCGAGATCGTGTTGGGGCAGGGCCGTGGCATGGCCGCGGACAAGGGCCTGACTTTCCTGTCCTGGAACTGGCTGCCGCTGCTGCCGATTTTCTTGGTCTACCTCATCTCCGGCGTGGCTGAAACCAATCGCCATCCCTTCGACGTGGTGGAGGGCGAGGCCGAGATCGTGGCCGGCCACATGGTCGAGTATTCGGGCATGGGGTTTGCCATCTTTTTCCTGGCAGAGTACGCCAGCATGTGGCTCGTATCCATCTTGGCCGCGCTCATGTTCCTGGGCGGCTGGTTGTCGCCTATCGATAGCGCGGTGTTCAACTGGATTCCTGGTTGGATCTGGCTGGGTATCAAGACCTTCCTCGTGGTGTCCATGTTCATCTGGATCCGGGCGACTTTCCCCCGATTCCGGTATGACCAGATCATGCGTCTGGGCTGGAAGATCTTCATTCCGGTCACGCTGGTGTATTTGTTGTTTGTCGGCGGGTGGTTGCTCTCGCCTTGGAATATCTGGAAATAGGCGGGGACACAAATGACTGCTGTTGCTGCTGCTGCACCTTTTTCATTCAGGGACTTCTTCAAGAGCTTCATGCTCGTGGAGTTGCTCAAAGGGATGGCCTTGACAGGCCGCTATGCGTTTCGCCGCAAGGTGACCGTGCAGTTTCCCGAAGAGAAGACGCCTTTGTCGCCACGTTTTCGTGGCCTGCATGCACTGCGCCGTTATGACAACGGTGAGGAGCGTTGCATTGCCTGCAAGCTGTGCGAGGCCGTATGCCCCGCGATGGCCATCACCATCGAATCGGATGTGCGCGCGGACGGCTCGCGCCGTACCACGCGCTATGACATCGACCTGACCAAGTGCATCTTCTGCGGGTTTTGCGAGGAAAGCTGCCCGGTCGATTCGATTGTCGAAACGCACATCTTTGAATACCACGGTGAGAAGCGTGGTGACCTGTATTTCACGAAGGACATGCTCTTGGCCGTGGGCGACCGGTACGAAGGTGAAATTGCGGCAGCCAAGGCTGCAGACGCCAAATACCGCTGAGCGGTGTTGGGTTCAGCCTCTTTGCCAGACTTTCTATAAAGACCCGATTCATGGACGCCAAGACTGGTTTTTTCTATCTCTTCTCGGTGGTGCTGCTGTTTGCTGCCTTCCGGGTGATCACTGCGCGCAACCCTGTGCATGCGGTGCTGTACCTCATCCTTGCTTTCTCGCAGGCCGCAGCTGTCTGGCTGCTGCTCAAGGCGGAGTTTCTGGCCATCGCACTGGTGCTGGTGTACTTGGGCGCGGTGATGGTGCTCTTCCTGTTCGTTGTGATGATGCTGGACATCCACATCGATGCCGTGCGCAAGGGATTCTGGAAGCACTTTCCGTTGGCGGCCTCCGTGGGTGCGTTGATTGCGCTCGAAATGGCGGCGGTGTTGATGGGCGGTTTCCGCAGCATTGACGAACCCAAGGCGGTGGCGACGGCAGTGGATGCTGCGGGGCACGTCGTACAGTATTCCAACACCAAGGCGCTGGGCAAGCTGCTGTACACCGAGTACCTGTATCCCGTCGAGGTCGCGGCTGTCATCCTCTTGGTTGCCATGGTCGCTGCCATCGCTTTGACCCTGCGCCAGCGCAAGGACAGCAAGGCCATTAATCCTGCATCTCAGATCCGTGTACGCGCTGCCGATCGCCTGGCGGTGATCAAGGTGGCTGCCACCCAGAAGCCAGCGGCCGAGGAGTCGGTCCAAGCTGCTGTCGAGGAGAAAAAAGCATGACGCTGACTTTGGGCCACTTCCTCTCGCTGGGCGCGATGCTGTTCGCGCTCGCGGTGATCGGCATCTTTCTCAACCGCAAGAACCTGATCGTGCTGCTGATGGCGATCGAGCTCATGCTGCTGGCAGTGAACATGAACTTCGTGGCTTTCTCCCATTATTTGGGAGATATGCACGGCCAGGTGTTCGTGTTCTTTATCCTGACCGTGGCGGCTGCTGAGTCGGCGATCGGCCTGGCCATCCTGGTGCTGCTGTTCCGCAACAAATCCAGTATCAACGCGGAAGACCTCAACACCCTCAAGGGTTGACGGGTCACGAGTATTCCCAAGGTTCTCAAGAATGAGTCAAACCCTCTCTGCTTCAACGCTCCTGGCTGTGCCACTGGCTCCGCTGGCGGGCGCCCTGCTGGCCGGTATCTTCGGTACGACCTTCGGTGGTAACTGGATCGGTCGCCGCCTGAGTCACACCCTGACCATCCTCGGGGTACTGGCTGCGTTCATTCTCTCGGCCATGACGCTCAAGAGCGTTGCGATCGATGGTGCCCGCTTCAATGAAACCCTCTACACCTGGATGGTGGTCGGCGGCTTGAAGATGGAAGTGGGCTTCCTGATCGACAGCCTGACGGCCATGATGATGGTGGTGGTGACGTTCGTGTCGCTGATGGTCCACATCTACACCATCGGCTACATGGAAGAGGACGAGGGCTACAACCGCTTCTTTGCCTACATCTCGCTGTTCACGTTCTCCATGCTCATGCTGGTCATGAGCAACAACCTGCTGCAGCTGTTCTTTGGCTGGGAAGCCGTGGGCCTGGTGTCCTACCTGCTCATCGGCTTCTGGTTCAACAAGCCTTCCGCCATCTTTGCGAACATGAAGGCGTTTTTGGTCAACCGCGTGGGTGACTTCGGCTTTATCCTGGGCATCGGTCTGATCGCAGCCTACACCGGCACCTTGAACTATGGCGAGATCTTCGCCAAGGCCGGTGATCTGGGCGCCTTGTCGTTCCCCGGCACCAGCTGGATGCTGGTGACCGTGATCTGTATCTGCCTGTTCATCGGTGCCATGGGCAAGTCGGCACAGTTTCCTCTGCACGTCTGGCTGCCGGATTCGATGGAGGGTCCCACCCCCATTTCCGCGCTGATCCACGCCGCCACCATGGTGACTGCGGGCATCTTCATGGTGTCGCGCATGTCACCCCTGTTCGAGCTGTCGGATACCGCACTCAATTTCATTCTGGTGATCGGTGCCATCACGGCGCTCTTCATGGGTTTCCTGGGCATCATCCAGAACGACATCAAGCGTGTGGTGGCGTACTCGACGTTGTCGCAACTGGGCTACATGACGGTGGCACTGGGTGCTTCGGCCTACTCGGTGGCCGTGTTCCACCTGATGACGCATGCGTTCTTCAAAGCCTTGTTGTTCCTGGGCGCTGGCTCGGTCATCATGGGCATGCACCACAACCAGGACATTCGCTGGATGGGGGCTGTGCGCAAGTACATGCCCATCACCTGGATCACCTCGCTGCTGGGCTCGCTGGCCCTGATCGGCACGCCGCTGTTCTCGGGCTTCTATTCCAAGGACAGCATCATCGAGGCAGTGCATTTCAGCCACCTGCCAGCCGCCGGTTTCGCGCATTTTGCGGTGCTTGCAGGTGTCTTCATCACGGCGTTCTACTCCTTCCGCATGTACTTCCTGGTGTTCCATGGCAAGGAGCGTTACGACCAGAACCCGGACGCGCATCATGACGATCACCATGGTCACGGCCATGACGACCACCATGAGCCGCACGAATCCCCTTGGGTGGTGACCGTGCCTCTGGTTTTGCTGGCAATCCCTTCGGTGGTAGTGGGCTTCCTGTTCATTCAGCCCATGCTGTTTGGTGATTTCTTCAAGGATGTCATTTTTGTGGATGCGGCAAAGCACCCCTCCATGGCGCACATGACAGAGCACTTCCACAGTGCCTGGGCCATGGCATTGCATGGTTTGCAAACGGCACCGTTCTGGTTGGCATTGGCGGGTGTGGCGCTGTCGTACTACATGTACATGGTCAATCCCGCGCTGCCCACTGCGATCAAGGCGCGCGCGCAGCCCATCTACACCCTGCTGGAAAACAAGTACTACCTCGACTGGATCAACGAGAACATTCTGGCCCGTGGTGCCCGTGCGCTGGGCATGGGGTTGTGGAAGGGCGGAGATCAGGCAGTGATCGATGGCGCCTTGGTCAATGGTTCTTGGAAACTGGTGCGTGGCGTTTCCGGAGTCGTCCGTTGGGTGCAGTCTGGCTTTATCTTCCATTACGCGCTGGTGATGATCCTGGGTGTATTCGCACTGATGACCTGGTTTGTCTGGGGCGATGTGTTCATGCAGCTCATCAAATAAGGAAAACAACAAATGGGTCTGTTGAGTCTTGCAATCTGGACACCGATTGCTTTTGGCGCGCTGTTGCTCGCCATCGGGCGCGACGAACATGCGCGTGCGGTGCGGTGGTTGGCGCTGGTGGGTGCCTTGATTGGGTTCCTGGTCACGTTGCCTCTGTACGACGGTTTCAAGCTGGGTACGGCGGCCATGCAGTTTGTGGAGAAGGCCGACTGGATCGAGCGTTTCAATGTCCACTACCACCTCGGGGTGGACGGCATTTCGTTCTGGTTTGTGCCGCTCACGGCCTTCATTACCGTCGTCGTGGTGATTGCCTCATGGGAGTCCATCACTGAGCGCGTGAACCAGTACATGGGCGCATTCTTGATCCTTTCGGGGCTCATGATCGGCGTGTTCAGCGCACTGGACGGCATTCTGTTCTACGTGTTCTTCGAGGCAACGCTGATCCCGATG of the Acidovorax sp. 107 genome contains:
- a CDS encoding NADH-quinone oxidoreductase subunit B family protein, which codes for MIEGVMKEGFITTSYDSVVNWAKTGSLWPMTFGLACCAVEMMHAAAARYDIGRFGAEVFRASPRQSDLMIVAGTLCNKMAPALRKVYDQMSEPRWVLSMGSCANGGGYYHYSYSVVRGCDRIVPVDVYVPGCPPTAEALIYGIIQLQQKIRRTNTIARV
- a CDS encoding NADH-quinone oxidoreductase subunit C, whose translation is MTAVAIRPEKLKDNISAALGAKVRQISVALDEVTVVVAPADYLDAMLLLRDAEGCRFEQLIDLCGVDYSAYGDAVHEGARYCVVSHLLSVSLNQRVRVKVFCQDDDFPVVSSVSELWNSANWYEREAFDLFGIVFDGHNDLRRILTDYGFIGHPFRKDFPLSGHVEMRYDAEQRRVVYEPVSIEPREITPRIIREDKYGGLH
- a CDS encoding NADH-quinone oxidoreductase subunit D gives rise to the protein MAEIKNYSLNFGPQHPAAHGVLRLVLELDGEVVQRADPHIGLLHRATEKLAEHKTYIQSLPYMDRLDYVSMMCNEHAYCLAIEKLLGLEVPVRAQYIRVMFSEITRLLNHLMWLGSHGNDCGSSTILIYTFREREDLFDMYEAVSGARMHAAYFRPGGVYRDLPDSMPQYKVSKIKNAKALEALNQNRQGSMLDFIDDFTQRFPGCVDEYETLLTDNRIWKQRTVGIGVVPPERALNLGMTGPMLRGSGIAWDLRKTQPYDVYDRMDFDVPVGKTGDCYDRYLVRVQEMRESNRIIKQCVDWLRANPGPVITDNHKVAAPARESMKSNMEELIHHFKLFTEGFHVPEGEAYAAVEHPKGEFGIYLVSDGANKPYRLKIRAPGFAHLATLDEMARGHMIADAVAIIGTMDIVFGEIDR
- the nuoE gene encoding NADH-quinone oxidoreductase subunit NuoE; its protein translation is MSSSTNTKITDSTLARFAREVAKYPPEQAQSAVMACLSIVQQEQGWVSVESEAVIADYLGMAQIAVHEVTTFYNMYNQQPTGKYKLNVCTNLPCQLRDGQKALHHLEKKLGVTMGETTPDGLFTLQQCECLGACADAPVMLVNDRTMCSFMDNDKLDQLVDGLKAAEGQA
- the nuoF gene encoding NADH-quinone oxidoreductase subunit NuoF, producing MTTAAQILSQFQATGVQTCFHDRHINPQIVAGLDGTNWSIKDYEARGGYAALRKILGTDGGEPLTQDQVIATVKESGLRGRGGAGFPTGLKWSFMPRSFPGQKYLVCNSDEGEPGTCKDRDILQFNPHIVIEGMIIAAYAMGISVGYNYIHGEIFQTYERFEEALEEARAAGYLGDKILGSNFSFQLHAAHGFGAYICGEETALLESLEGKKGQPRFKPPFPASFGLYGKPTTINNTETFAAVPWIIRNGGAAYLECGKPNNGGTKIFSVSGDVEKPGNYEVPLGTPFAKLLELAGGVRKGRQLKAVIPGGSSAPVLPASIIMECTMDYDSIAKAGSMLGSGAVIVMDDSRSMVESLLRLSYFYSHESCGQCTPCREGTGWMWRVIDRIQHNQGRAGDLDLLNSVADNIQGRTICALGDAAAMPVRAMIKHFRPEFEALIRNNASQAATSA
- the nuoG gene encoding NADH-quinone oxidoreductase subunit NuoG translates to MVEIELDGQKVEVAEGCMVMHAAEKAGTYIPHFCYHKKLSIAANCRMCLVDVEKAPKPMPACATPVTQGMIVRTKSDKAIKAQQSVMEFLLINHPLDCPICDQGGECQLQDLAVGYGGSSSRYEEEKRVVPVKDVGPLISMQEMSRCIHCTRCVRFGQEVAGVMELGMIHRGEHSEITTVVGDTIDSELSGNMIDICPVGALTSKPFRYSARTWELSRRRSVSPHDSTGANLIVQVKNHKVMRVVPLENEAVNECWIADRDRFSYESLNSDDRLTQPMLKQGGVWKTVDWQTALEYVANGLKNIKNDHGANSIGALVSPHSTVEELYLASALVRGIGSDNIDYRLRNAEFAAPEGIRWLGTSIASLSTLQRVLVVGSNLRKDHPLFAQRIRQAARHGCQVSAIASAAHDWAMPVQTLVAQSAGAWVQTLGGIAFAIAQEKGVAAPQGATAANDAAQAIARSLLGGERKALLLGNAAAHHAQATQLLALANWIGENTGASVGYLTEAANTVGAQFAGAHPVNGGLNAGQMLSGGLKAAVLLNTEPVHDSAVGASAAAALSGADMVVTMSPFKANMEFSDVLLPIAPFTETSGSFVNAEGRLQSFHAVVRPLGDTRPAWKVLRVLANLLGVPGFDFETSQDVLARATNAAAGAVTEVPAAQLSNVVTNAAPASAAAAGEPVVASIYQLDGLVRRSTSLQLTADARLAREGVAA
- the nuoH gene encoding NADH-quinone oxidoreductase subunit NuoH; amino-acid sequence: MIDAIYNAGLNLLSFGWWTGIVWPVLWILIKIVCILAPLMGAVAYLTLWERKLLGFMQVRHGPNRVGPMGLLQPIADALKLLTKEIIQPTAASKGLFVLGPVMAIMPALAAWVAIPFGPDVALANVNAGLLLVMAITSIEVYGVIIAGWASNSKYAFLGALRASAQMVSYEIAMGFCFLVVIMVSGSMNLTEIVLGQGRGMAADKGLTFLSWNWLPLLPIFLVYLISGVAETNRHPFDVVEGEAEIVAGHMVEYSGMGFAIFFLAEYASMWLVSILAALMFLGGWLSPIDSAVFNWIPGWIWLGIKTFLVVSMFIWIRATFPRFRYDQIMRLGWKIFIPVTLVYLLFVGGWLLSPWNIWK
- the nuoI gene encoding NADH-quinone oxidoreductase subunit NuoI, with amino-acid sequence MTAVAAAAPFSFRDFFKSFMLVELLKGMALTGRYAFRRKVTVQFPEEKTPLSPRFRGLHALRRYDNGEERCIACKLCEAVCPAMAITIESDVRADGSRRTTRYDIDLTKCIFCGFCEESCPVDSIVETHIFEYHGEKRGDLYFTKDMLLAVGDRYEGEIAAAKAADAKYR
- a CDS encoding NADH-quinone oxidoreductase subunit J; amino-acid sequence: MDAKTGFFYLFSVVLLFAAFRVITARNPVHAVLYLILAFSQAAAVWLLLKAEFLAIALVLVYLGAVMVLFLFVVMMLDIHIDAVRKGFWKHFPLAASVGALIALEMAAVLMGGFRSIDEPKAVATAVDAAGHVVQYSNTKALGKLLYTEYLYPVEVAAVILLVAMVAAIALTLRQRKDSKAINPASQIRVRAADRLAVIKVAATQKPAAEESVQAAVEEKKA
- the nuoK gene encoding NADH-quinone oxidoreductase subunit NuoK; the protein is MTLTLGHFLSLGAMLFALAVIGIFLNRKNLIVLLMAIELMLLAVNMNFVAFSHYLGDMHGQVFVFFILTVAAAESAIGLAILVLLFRNKSSINAEDLNTLKG
- the nuoL gene encoding NADH-quinone oxidoreductase subunit L; amino-acid sequence: MSQTLSASTLLAVPLAPLAGALLAGIFGTTFGGNWIGRRLSHTLTILGVLAAFILSAMTLKSVAIDGARFNETLYTWMVVGGLKMEVGFLIDSLTAMMMVVVTFVSLMVHIYTIGYMEEDEGYNRFFAYISLFTFSMLMLVMSNNLLQLFFGWEAVGLVSYLLIGFWFNKPSAIFANMKAFLVNRVGDFGFILGIGLIAAYTGTLNYGEIFAKAGDLGALSFPGTSWMLVTVICICLFIGAMGKSAQFPLHVWLPDSMEGPTPISALIHAATMVTAGIFMVSRMSPLFELSDTALNFILVIGAITALFMGFLGIIQNDIKRVVAYSTLSQLGYMTVALGASAYSVAVFHLMTHAFFKALLFLGAGSVIMGMHHNQDIRWMGAVRKYMPITWITSLLGSLALIGTPLFSGFYSKDSIIEAVHFSHLPAAGFAHFAVLAGVFITAFYSFRMYFLVFHGKERYDQNPDAHHDDHHGHGHDDHHEPHESPWVVTVPLVLLAIPSVVVGFLFIQPMLFGDFFKDVIFVDAAKHPSMAHMTEHFHSAWAMALHGLQTAPFWLALAGVALSYYMYMVNPALPTAIKARAQPIYTLLENKYYLDWINENILARGARALGMGLWKGGDQAVIDGALVNGSWKLVRGVSGVVRWVQSGFIFHYALVMILGVFALMTWFVWGDVFMQLIK